The Bos mutus isolate GX-2022 chromosome 7, NWIPB_WYAK_1.1, whole genome shotgun sequence genome window below encodes:
- the MISP gene encoding mitotic interactor and substrate of PLK1, which translates to MDRVTRYPIFGIPHSSRMAGVAFDGDTSYTFELVGVGPTASFWSQDETPAWPTDHEASLEMTRTGTSRSLRVFPGRMAPWPPCPQDNEDEEVKAYHLEARDTPPWQPQNLERERQAVIRGQAVRKSGTVATLHGAPDHREPRGPSRPQSMPLEENEIDREQIDFLAVRQQFLNLEQVNPPPGAAHANARVLQSPQSKVAHAKTGVSRNAPLGVAHVNSEVPQSPQPKVTHVNAVASQNSPPRASQASKALSRPPLANGYVLPVKPQVKEVVTEEKRVHPLPTRSVAQALEDPGSQSREESPEPLKETPIEREIRLAQEREADLREQRGLQRATSHQELVEIPARLLLSKVSLAAAPRRDRGRPSLYVQRDIAQESQREEDHRREGLQVGRASTPDWSSEGPQPRLRRVYSSDSILSPTPDAHAASLAPEVRKVSRIPPDAYQPYLSPGMPPGESPASHAYRRPSNLSADEARPVGSPKAAGSQRHPSESSAKPSGLKQEPPRGPLHASRGVLRQEYFHLRPLRFRVPDEPERAEAPRVWGWEVAGAPALRLQKSQSSELLEREVENVLRREREMAEERRSALYPEVFSDECCDHDSRSSSCKSSITGSYSVSESHYFTPIHLHSDLVWTVEAPAKDALQQKKKKEQWYAGINPLDDVNSEILEATRVTRHRNAMAERWEAGIYASEDED; encoded by the exons ATGGACCGAGTTACCAGATATCCCATCTTCGGCATCCCTCACTCATCCCGCATGGCCGGTGTGGCCTTTGATGGTGACACCAGCTACACTTTTGAGTTGGTGGGCGTGGGGCCCACGGCCAGTTTCTGGAGCCAGGACGAGACACCAGCATGGCCCACTGACCACGAGGCCTCCCTGGAAATGACGCGGACTGGGACATCCCGCAGCCTGCGTGTCTTCCCTGGCCGGATGGCCCCATGGCCACCCTGCCCCCAGGATAACGAGGATGAGGAGGTGAAGGCCTACCACCTGGAGGCCAGGGACACCCCACCCTGGCAGCCACAGAACCTGGAGCGGGAGCGCCAGGCAGTCATTCGGGGCCAGGCTGTCAGGAAGAGTGGCACGGTGGCCACGCTCCATGGTGCCCCTGACCACAGGGAGCCCAGGGGCCCCAGCCGACCACAGTCcatgcccctggaggagaacgAGATAGACAGGGAGCAGATCGACTTCCTGGCAGTCAGGCAGCAGTTCCTGAACCTGGAGCAGGTGAACCCCCCACCTGGAGCAGCCCACGCCAATGCAAGGGTTCTCCAGAGCCCCCAATCCAAGGTAGCCCATGCAAAAACAGGGGTCTCTCGAAACGCCCCACTTGGGGTGGCCCATGTGAATTCAGAGGTTCCTCAGAGCCCCCAACCCAAAGTGACCCATGTAAATGCAGTGGCCTCTCAGAACTCCCCACCCAGGGCCAGTCAGGCCTCTAAGGCCCTTAGCAGGCCACCTCTGGCCAATGGGTACGTCCTCCCAGTCAAACCCCAGGTGAAGGAGGTGGTCACAGAAGAGAAGAGGGTTCACCCTTTGCCTACCAGGTCTGTTGCCCAAGCCCTGGAGGACCCCGGTTCCCAGTCCAGAGAAGAGTCCCCAGAGCCCCTCAAGGAGACGCCCATTGAGCGAGAGATCCGACTGGCCCAGGAGCGGGAGGCAGACCTCCGAGAGCAGAGGGGGCTTCAGCGGGCAACCAGCCACCAGGAGCTGGTGGAGATCCCAGCCAGGCTCCTGCTAAGCAAGGTGAGCCTGGCTGCAGCACCACGGCGGGACAGGGGCCGTCCATCACTCTATGTACAGCGGGACATTGCTCAGGAGTCACAGCGTGAGGAGGATCACCGGCGGGAGGGGCTGCAGGTGGGCCGGGCATCCACACCTGACTGGTCCTCCGAAGGACCTCAGCCCAGACTTCGAAGAGTCTACAGCTCAGACTCCATCCTCAGCCCAACCCCAGATGCCCATGCGGCCAGCCTGGCCCCAGAGGTGAGGAAGGTGAGCCGTATCCCACCTGATGCCTACCAACCATACTTGAGCCCTGGGATGCCCCCAGGAGAGTCTCCTGCCTCCCACGCCTACCGCAGGCCCAGCAACCTCTCAGCAGATGAAGCCAGGCCAGTGGGCTCTCCCAAGGCTGCAGGGTCTCAGAGGCATCCCTCAGAATCCTCTGCAAAGCCCTCAGGCCTGAAGCAGGAGCCCCCCCGGGGACCCCTGCATGCCAGCAGGGGTGTCCTGAGACAGGAGTACTTCCATCTGCGGCCCCTGCGGTTCAGAGTCCCAGATGAACCTGAGAGAGCTGAGGCCCCCCGAGTTTGGGGCTGGGAGGTGGCGGGGGCCCCAGCACTGAGGCTACAGAAGTCCCAGTCATCTGAGCTACTGGAGAGAGAAGTGGAGAATGTCCTGCGACGGGAGCGGGAGATGGCTGAGGAGCGGCGGAGTGCTCTGTACCCTGAGGTCTTCTCGGATGAGTGCTGTGACCACGACTCTCGGAGCTCCTCCTGCAAATCTA GCATCACAGGCAGCTACTCAGTGTCTGAGTCACACTATTTCACCCCCATCCACCTGCACTCGGACCTGGTGTGGACGGTGGAGGCCCCGGCCAAGGATGCTCTCcagcagaaaaagaagaaggaacagTGG TATGCCGGCATCAATCCCTTGGATGATGTCAACTCGGAG ATTCTAGAGGCCACACGGGTGACCCGACACAGGAATGCCATGGCAGAGCGCTGGGAAGCCGGGATCTACGCCAGCGAGGATGAGGACTGA